From the Leptospira stimsonii genome, one window contains:
- a CDS encoding aldo/keto reductase: protein MKSSTILGNSTLSVNRIGLGCMGMSEFYGPFNETESINTLHRAVDLGVNFFDTADMYGSGANEKLLGKAFKGKWDKVVLATKFAVMRGPNGEWFGLNGQPEYIQKACEQSLSNLGVESIDLYYMHRQAPDVEIEVIVGAMSDLVKQGKVKCIGLSEVNAETIRRAHKVHPVTAIQSEYSLWSREPEQEIFEVCKELGITFVSYSPLGRGFLTGAIQSRADFEAGDFRLNNPRFTEDAIKENIKFVEVIDQLAKAKGVTKAQIALSWILSQNENITAIPGTRKIHRLEENLGAYKVILTHGDMQLIESSIPKMTAGSRY, encoded by the coding sequence ATGAAGAGTTCAACAATATTAGGAAACAGCACATTAAGTGTGAATCGAATTGGTCTTGGTTGCATGGGCATGTCTGAGTTTTACGGTCCATTTAATGAAACAGAATCAATAAATACTCTTCACAGAGCAGTTGATTTAGGCGTTAATTTTTTTGATACAGCAGATATGTATGGTAGTGGAGCAAATGAAAAACTCCTTGGGAAAGCATTTAAGGGCAAATGGGATAAAGTTGTTTTGGCGACAAAATTTGCAGTGATGAGAGGTCCGAATGGAGAATGGTTTGGACTCAATGGACAACCTGAATATATTCAAAAAGCCTGCGAGCAAAGTCTTTCAAATTTAGGTGTGGAATCTATTGATTTATATTATATGCATCGCCAAGCACCGGATGTTGAGATTGAAGTTATAGTTGGCGCAATGTCTGATTTGGTCAAACAAGGAAAAGTAAAGTGCATTGGTTTATCAGAGGTAAATGCCGAAACGATACGCAGAGCCCACAAAGTTCATCCAGTAACCGCGATTCAATCGGAATACTCTTTGTGGAGTCGTGAACCAGAACAAGAAATCTTTGAAGTTTGTAAAGAACTTGGAATTACTTTTGTTTCATACAGTCCATTAGGTCGAGGTTTTTTAACGGGAGCAATTCAAAGTCGTGCTGATTTTGAGGCTGGTGACTTTAGACTAAATAACCCACGATTTACAGAGGATGCAATTAAAGAGAATATCAAATTTGTTGAAGTAATAGATCAATTAGCGAAAGCCAAAGGAGTAACGAAAGCACAGATTGCTCTGTCCTGGATATTGAGTCAAAATGAGAATATTACAGCAATTCCTGGTACAAGAAAAATTCATCGTCTCGAAGAAAATTTAGGAGCATATAAAGTTATTCTTACTCATGGCGATATGCAACTTATTGAATCGTCTATACCTAAAATGACCGCTGGAAGTCGTTACTAA